A genome region from Microbacterium profundi includes the following:
- a CDS encoding glutamine amidotransferase-related protein, producing MAPLLYVCVRPERGAADAEHVSFQRGLAVDALDQFDLLAAPLTDELLARHDGFVIGGSPFNVTNAVKSPLQRRVEADLERIAARALANDAAAMFTCFGIGVVTRMLGGALTLAYPEATRSTEIRTTDAGAADPVFGPSAPALNVFTAHKESAVAVPPDAVLLATNDDCPVQAYRVGTQLYATQFHPEPSPRDFADRMTFYRGNGYFDPEAFDAVEAEILAARDVGGEDLLRRFAETFV from the coding sequence ATGGCCCCGCTTCTCTACGTCTGCGTGCGCCCCGAGCGCGGCGCTGCAGACGCCGAGCACGTCTCGTTCCAGCGGGGTCTCGCGGTCGACGCCCTCGACCAGTTCGACCTTCTCGCCGCGCCGCTCACCGATGAGCTGCTCGCGCGCCACGACGGGTTCGTCATCGGCGGCTCGCCGTTCAACGTGACGAATGCCGTGAAGTCGCCGTTGCAGCGGCGCGTCGAAGCAGACCTCGAGCGCATCGCCGCCCGTGCACTCGCGAACGATGCGGCCGCCATGTTCACGTGCTTCGGCATCGGCGTCGTGACGCGCATGCTCGGCGGAGCGCTGACCCTCGCATACCCCGAAGCCACGCGCTCGACCGAGATCAGGACGACGGATGCCGGGGCAGCCGACCCCGTGTTCGGGCCCAGCGCCCCCGCGCTGAACGTGTTCACGGCGCACAAGGAGAGCGCGGTCGCTGTGCCGCCCGACGCGGTACTGCTCGCGACGAACGACGACTGCCCCGTGCAGGCCTACCGAGTCGGCACGCAGCTGTACGCGACGCAGTTCCATCCGGAGCCGAGTCCGCGTGACTTCGCCGACCGCATGACGTTCTACCGCGGCAACGGGTACTTCGATCCAGAGGCCTTCGACGCCGTGGAAGCAGAGATCCTCGCCGCCCGGGATGTGGGCGGCGAGGATCTGCTGCGCAGGTTCGCGGAGACCTTCGTCTGA
- a CDS encoding PhnD/SsuA/transferrin family substrate-binding protein, whose translation MQSTLKRGLAVAAGLTLAFGLAACAATPASSDTEGDASAAEGTFASGDSETLVFAVLPDHEGADQDAQPIADWIAEITGKKVELFQATDYTAVVQGLAADQIDIAQISAFTYFQSQNAGADIIPIGAQITQEGAEPGYFSVAVKNPAATDVTSLEDFADQPVCFVNPTSTSGFAVPMGGLLEAGVTVADENRLFGEEHDLNAKKVAEGTDCQVGFAQDIDADPLIESGQLEEVTRVLVPAAPIVMQAALPQDVQDQLVEALADSTQSDLTDAGVELNEFLTEGWFGFGAVDDAYYDLIRTLCTEIADEVEACQA comes from the coding sequence ATGCAGTCCACCCTCAAGCGCGGCCTCGCCGTCGCAGCCGGCCTCACCCTCGCGTTCGGCCTCGCAGCCTGCGCCGCCACCCCGGCTTCCTCCGACACCGAAGGCGACGCCTCCGCAGCCGAGGGCACGTTCGCTTCGGGCGACTCGGAGACCCTCGTCTTCGCCGTGCTTCCCGACCACGAAGGCGCAGACCAGGACGCCCAGCCGATCGCCGACTGGATCGCCGAGATCACCGGCAAGAAGGTCGAGCTCTTCCAGGCCACCGACTACACCGCTGTCGTGCAGGGCCTCGCCGCAGACCAGATCGACATCGCTCAGATCTCGGCCTTCACCTACTTCCAGTCGCAGAACGCCGGCGCGGACATCATTCCGATCGGCGCACAGATCACCCAGGAAGGCGCCGAGCCGGGCTACTTCTCGGTCGCCGTCAAGAACCCGGCCGCGACGGACGTGACCTCGCTCGAGGACTTCGCCGACCAGCCGGTGTGCTTCGTCAACCCGACGTCCACCTCCGGCTTCGCCGTTCCCATGGGCGGGCTGCTCGAGGCCGGCGTCACGGTCGCCGATGAGAACCGACTCTTCGGCGAGGAGCACGACCTCAACGCCAAGAAGGTCGCCGAGGGTACTGACTGCCAGGTCGGCTTCGCGCAGGACATCGACGCTGACCCGCTGATCGAGTCGGGTCAGCTCGAGGAGGTCACGCGCGTGCTGGTTCCCGCCGCTCCGATCGTGATGCAGGCCGCTCTGCCCCAGGACGTCCAGGACCAGCTTGTCGAGGCACTCGCCGACAGCACGCAGTCCGACCTCACCGACGCTGGTGTCGAGCTCAACGAGTTCCTCACCGAGGGCTGGTTCGGCTTCGGCGCGGTCGACGACGCGTACTACGACCTCATCCGCACCCTGTGCACCGAGATCGCCGACGAGGTCGAGGCCTGCCAGGCCTGA
- a CDS encoding substrate-binding domain-containing protein produces MAKQRGRGGAAKRPATGKTASRASSPSRRKQNAPANKVVFDTPRVIEEPRVFRLGAVPGATPGKWIDTWKQRLPHVRLELVPIDAETQRASIDELDAALIRLPLNDDTLHLIPLYEEIAVVVASAESHLLSVDELEPTDLAGEVLITPLDDVLGPLDIPGILAPEFPPLGTTADAIATAATGVGIVIVPMSLARLHQRKDAGHRPLRGGPTSTVALAWPRGRTTDDVDAFVGIVRGRTANSSR; encoded by the coding sequence ATGGCGAAACAGCGGGGGCGCGGGGGCGCAGCGAAGCGCCCGGCGACAGGAAAGACCGCCTCGCGCGCGTCATCGCCATCCAGGAGGAAGCAGAACGCGCCTGCGAACAAGGTCGTGTTCGACACGCCTCGCGTCATCGAGGAGCCACGTGTGTTCCGTCTCGGCGCCGTCCCCGGCGCGACCCCCGGCAAGTGGATCGACACGTGGAAGCAGCGCCTGCCGCACGTGAGGCTGGAGCTCGTGCCGATCGATGCCGAGACCCAGCGCGCCTCGATCGACGAGTTGGATGCTGCGCTCATCCGCCTTCCCCTGAACGACGACACCCTTCATCTGATCCCGCTCTACGAGGAGATCGCCGTGGTCGTGGCATCCGCGGAGTCCCACCTGCTCAGCGTCGATGAGCTCGAGCCGACGGACCTCGCGGGAGAGGTGCTGATCACCCCGCTCGACGATGTGCTCGGGCCACTTGACATTCCCGGCATTCTGGCGCCGGAGTTCCCTCCGCTCGGCACCACGGCCGACGCCATCGCCACCGCCGCCACTGGCGTCGGGATCGTGATCGTGCCGATGTCACTCGCGCGGCTGCATCAGCGCAAGGACGCCGGTCATCGGCCGCTGCGCGGTGGACCGACCTCCACTGTCGCCCTCGCGTGGCCTCGAGGCCGGACGACCGACGATGTCGACGCGTTCGTCGGCATCGTGCGCGGACGAACCGCGAACTCCTCCCGCTGA